ATCCCCAACGGGCGGGTTCTCCGATGGTGCAGGTGTTCCCCCATGCATCCGGACCACCCGCCGCCGCGCTGCCCATGTTCACCTGCCCTGCCCCCGCGTCCCGCGTCCTGCTGACCCTCTGTTCCCTCGCGGTGCCGCTCGCGCTCCGGGCACAGACGCGGGACCCCGTCACGGAAGCGAAGGCGCTGTTTGATGCGCGAACTCCGGCCACGACGACCGCTGGCACCCTCAAGCGCGACCATGCGCGGACCATCACCCAGACCAGCACAATCCTGCGCACGGTCGGCTACCCGGCATCTGATGTGGTGCCGGCCCTCCGCACCGAGTTCACGTCGAGCGCCAGTACGCTGTACCAGGCGCTACGCGTCGCGGGATACGACGCTCGCTCCTCCGGCGACGCCATGACCCGCGACGGATTCGTCCTCTCCTGCATCGATCCGCAGGGGTACGCGGTGCCGTGCGGCGGCTTCGGTGGACCACCCGATACCCCGGTGATGGGCCAACTCACGGTCCATCCGTCGCCGGAGGGTGAGACGGGGCAGCAACTCTACATCACGGGATCGAATATCCCGCCGGTGTTCGTGATGCTGGGTGGCGCCATGCTCACCGAGCTGAACGCGAGCAGCTCGGCTGTCGTGGTCCGGCTGCCCTCGACCGCAATGACGGGGAACCTCACCATTCGTCGCAAGTCCGATAACGTCTCCGGCACGCTCCAGCAGAACTATCGCGTGGTCGCCCCGCCGCTGAATTGGTCAAACTGGGCACAGCCGGCCATCATCGGGGCCGTGGAGGACATGAAGCGCTGGCTGCAAGGCGCCCGCGTCCAGTCCGGCTGCGCAATCGATGGTCCCCTGACGACGCTGGCCGCCGGGTCGTTCACTTCAGCCACCGGATACGCGAACACGGTGCGCACGCGCCTGACCTCGGCCGGCGCTCCCGCCGCCATCGCCGATGCCTGGGACCTCGCCTTCCGACAGGCGTTCGACGCGTATACGTCGCAGATCATCACGGTCCCGCCGCTGGCCCTCTATCCATCATTTGCCGCGGTGATGGCCTCCAAGATCGGCCCAGTCCCCAACGTCCCCATGCCCCTGGGGGCCTTCACCAGCCTCGGTGGTCCCCAGATGCTCGCCCCGGCCCTCGGTGTCCGGGTGAAGAATGCGCTCGCCCCCGTCTCGGTCGATGTCCCGGCCCGTGCGCAGGCGGCTGATGCCTTCGCCACTGCCGTGAGCGGGCACTTCGCCGGGCTCCTGCTGAACTCCCTGGTCGTGAACCTGATGGGCGAGGGTCCGGTCCCGACGTACAAGACCGGGGGGGCGGGCCCCGTGAGCGGTGGCACGTGCAAGGGCACGAACATCGTCCTGCTCAAGTGAGCGCCCGGGTGCCGAGCCCTCGCCTGATATCCGCGCGCGCGTTACATACAGACGTCCCGGACCCCCATATCGCATGACCGAGGATCCCAGGCATTGGGCGCGCGTCGACGAACTCTTCGCGGAGGCGCTGTCGCTGGAAGCGGGGGAACGCGAAGCCTACCTTGATCGTGCCTGCGGCGCCGACGAGGCCTTGCGCGGGGAAGTCGTCGCCTTGCTCGCGTCGGTCACAGCCGCGTCGGACCGGATCGGCGACTCCGCGGACGCGCTGTTTGTGCCCTCCGGGCCCCTCGTGGACGCGCCCGACGCTGCGCTCCCCGAAGGCTCCATCGTCGGCCCGTATCGCGTCCGTCGACTCGTCGGCCGCGGTGGGATGGGCAACGTCTACGCGGCCGTCCGCGACGATGGCTCGCTCACCCGCGACGTCGCCCTCAAGGTGGTGCGGCAGGGCGCCGCCTCCCCCGGACTGATCCGTCGCCTGCGGCGCGAGCAGCGGATCCTCGCCGGACTCGAGCACGTCGGCATCGCGCGACTCTACGACGCCGGGATGACGAAGGAGGGGACGCCGTACCTCGTCATGGAGTTCGTCGACGGAGTGCGCATCGACACCTGGGTCCGCGACGCGGGGCTCGACACCCGGGCCATCCTCACCGTGTTCGACGATGTCTGCGATGCGGTCGCGTTTGCGCACCAGCGTTTCGTGATTCACCGCGACCTCAAGCCGGCCAACATCCTCGTCGACGCGCAGCGCCGCGCCCGGCTGCTGGACTTTGGCATCGCACGCCTCACCGACGAGACCGACGAGGAAACACTCACCCGTCCGGGCCAGCTGGTCCTCACCCCGGAATACGCCTCGCCCGAACAGGCGCGCGGCGAGCCGGCGACCGCAGCAATGGACGTGTACGCCCTGGGTGTCCTGCTGCACGAGCTGCTCACCGGGGTGCGTCCCGAGTGGCAGCGGATGGTGATGACGCAGCAGTCCCTGGTTGGTGTCGAGCGGGCCATGCGTGCGCCCAGCGCTGTGGCCGCCGATGCCACGCGAGCGCGTGACCTGCGCGGCGACCTCGACCAGGTGATTCTCACGGCGCTCGCGCCCGATCCGGCACGCCGTTACGCCACGGTCCAGGAGCTGCGCGACGACCTGCGCCGCGTACGGGACGGCTACGCGATTCGCGCCCGCCGTCCTGGTATCGCCGAGCGCACCTGGCGCGCCGCCCGCCGCAACCCGGTCCTCGCCAGCGCATGGTCGGCGGCGATCGTCCTTGGCATCGCCTTCCTCGCGAGTGTCTTCGTCCAGAACGCACGAGTCGGGCGGGAACGCGACCGCGCGACAGCCGCGCGGGATTCAGCAGCCGCAGATCGTGATCGCGCCCTCGCCACCAACCGCGTCCTCTCCTCGCTCTTCGACGCGGCCGATCCCTGGAACACTCGCGACGGCGCCCCGGTGACGCTTGGCGAGGCGCTCGACCGCGGCGTGGCCCGGGTCAACCGGGAGCTGGCCGGACAACCCGCCGCACGGGCCGTGTTGCTGACGGCCATCGGCAAGGCCTACACAGGGCTTGCGCGCTTCGACGATGCCCAGGCGGCCCTGGACACCGCGCGTGCCTTGCAGGCGGCCGATCCGGCGTCGACGGCCGATGAACGGGCTGCGACGCTCACCGCCCTCGGACTCCTCGCCTCGGCGCGCGGACTGACGACGGCGGCGGAGTCCTTGCACACCAGTGCCCTGCAGCTCCGCACAGATTCGATCCCGCGGCCGCGGGACTCGGTCGTCGCACCTGCTGCGCCTGCGCCGGATCGCAGACTGGCGATCGCCTTGGTGAACGTGGGCGCGAGTCACATGGACGCGCGACGGTTCGATTCGGCGCGCGTGTACCTCGATTCCGGCATCGCCGTGTTGCGCGCGCAGCGACCCATGGACTCGACCGCGCTGGCCGAGGCCCTCAACAACCGGGCGACGCTCGCCATGCGGGGCAACGACTTTCCCCTGGCCGCGCGCCTGGCCTCCGAAGCCCTCGGCATCAACCGCCTCGTCCTCGGGAACGACCATCCCCGCGTGGCCGGGGAAACGGCCAATCTGGCCTTCCTCCTCGACCGCACCGGGCGGAGCGCCGAGGCGGAACCCATGGTCCGCGAGGCGCTGCGCGTCCTTGGCGCTCGCGTACCTGCCGGTCACCCAACCATCCGCAGCGCTCGCGTGTTGCTCGGCAATATCCTCTCGCGCACGGGGCAACTCGAGGAAGCATCAGGGCTGATTGCCGACGTCGTGCGGGTCGAACGCACGCTGCCGGAGGCACAAGCGGGATTCTCCGTCACGCTCGACAACTATGCTGGCGTCCTCGAGAAACTCGGGCGACATTCCGATGCCTTGGCGACCTATCGTGAGGCGCTGGAGGTGGCCCGTCAAACATCCGGCCCGGAGAACCCCGGGGTGGCCATCATGCAGGGCAAGGTCGCCGACATGGCCTGCCGGGTGGACGGCCCCTCCGAGGAGGTGCTGCGGTTGTTTGGGGAGTCGAACCAGGGGCTGGAACGCATCTTTCCGGAGACACATCCCTTTCGCGTTGGAGGGCGCGGGACGCGGGCGATGTGCCTGCTCCGCGCCGACCGCCGCACCGAAGGCGAGCCCGAGCTGGTGGCGGCGTTCGATGTCGCCCGGCGAGGGCCGCCGCAGTTGCATGGGATGGCGCGTTTGTTCGGCAACGATCTCGTGGCCCTGTACACCCGCTTTGGCGACCAGCAAAAGGCCAGCGTCGTCCGCGCACAGGTCGACTCCCTCACCGCCCCAGGCTCCCGCTGAGCCACGCCGAGGGACCGATGATACGCCGCGGTCCCGAAATCCGATGGTGAGAGTGTCCCCTCATCGGATCCTCTCTCATGCACATCTCAAAGATCGGCCTGATCGCCGCCATCGGTGGCGCCGTCCTCACCACCATCGCTGCTGCCAGCCCGCGCGGATTCGCGGCAGTCGCCGAGACGTATTACGGCTGCCTGCCCAACTACACCTTCCAGGTGAGCGGCACCAACGCCCGCTGCTACAAGCCGGGAACCGTCCAGACGGCAGACATCATCTGTGGGATCGGCGCGGTCAAGGCGATGGACCAGTTCAACGGGGGGAAGGACGGCTGCCAGCTGAAGACCAACAACCTGCTTACCAACTACACCTGCCCGACGGGCTACGCGCAGAAGGTGCAGCCTGGCCCGGACATGTGCACCAAGCAGGGGACCCCGTCGATCCTCGCTCCGTCGGTTGCAAAAAGTCTTTAGGTGGTGCCGCGCGGGGCGGGAACCCTCTCGCCCCCGCTCAGGCCGTCCCCTCAGTCATGAAGCGATACAACCACGCACGCGCCCGGGCCCAGTCCCGCTTGACGGTCGGAACCGAGAGCCC
This region of Gemmatimonadota bacterium genomic DNA includes:
- a CDS encoding serine/threonine protein kinase — protein: MTEDPRHWARVDELFAEALSLEAGEREAYLDRACGADEALRGEVVALLASVTAASDRIGDSADALFVPSGPLVDAPDAALPEGSIVGPYRVRRLVGRGGMGNVYAAVRDDGSLTRDVALKVVRQGAASPGLIRRLRREQRILAGLEHVGIARLYDAGMTKEGTPYLVMEFVDGVRIDTWVRDAGLDTRAILTVFDDVCDAVAFAHQRFVIHRDLKPANILVDAQRRARLLDFGIARLTDETDEETLTRPGQLVLTPEYASPEQARGEPATAAMDVYALGVLLHELLTGVRPEWQRMVMTQQSLVGVERAMRAPSAVAADATRARDLRGDLDQVILTALAPDPARRYATVQELRDDLRRVRDGYAIRARRPGIAERTWRAARRNPVLASAWSAAIVLGIAFLASVFVQNARVGRERDRATAARDSAAADRDRALATNRVLSSLFDAADPWNTRDGAPVTLGEALDRGVARVNRELAGQPAARAVLLTAIGKAYTGLARFDDAQAALDTARALQAADPASTADERAATLTALGLLASARGLTTAAESLHTSALQLRTDSIPRPRDSVVAPAAPAPDRRLAIALVNVGASHMDARRFDSARVYLDSGIAVLRAQRPMDSTALAEALNNRATLAMRGNDFPLAARLASEALGINRLVLGNDHPRVAGETANLAFLLDRTGRSAEAEPMVREALRVLGARVPAGHPTIRSARVLLGNILSRTGQLEEASGLIADVVRVERTLPEAQAGFSVTLDNYAGVLEKLGRHSDALATYREALEVARQTSGPENPGVAIMQGKVADMACRVDGPSEEVLRLFGESNQGLERIFPETHPFRVGGRGTRAMCLLRADRRTEGEPELVAAFDVARRGPPQLHGMARLFGNDLVALYTRFGDQQKASVVRAQVDSLTAPGSR